A window of Halobaculum roseum genomic DNA:
CATCCCGCCTCTCAGGGGAGCACGAGCCATGATTCATCTGGTCCTCCTGTTGATGAGGGAGAAGTGCGCGACGTGACAATCGAAACCGTCGGTGATCAAGGAGACGGTATTGCGAAAGTCGAACGGGGGTACGTCGTGATCGTTCCCGGCGCTCAGCCCGGCGACGAGCCAACAGTCGAAATCGAACAAGTTCAGGAGAACGTCGCGTTTGCGAGCATTGTCGATAGCGATCCGCGAGCACTCTAACCTGTTGTCCCCTCTGTGGATCGGTCTTCTTCTCGGTAAACCATCGGTGTGAGAAGGCTCCGTTCGCGTTTGTCTGATGGAGGTGGTTCTGAAAGTCACGTCACGTTTTCTTCACGCGCTCGCGAT
This region includes:
- a CDS encoding TRAM domain-containing protein, with the protein product MVKISDSLCSLFTAKIKEEDGTFVIEIPPSEIKHGALTGDETYRIALLDSSSEAESTSPQAPRHPASQGSTSHDSSGPPVDEGEVRDVTIETVGDQGDGIAKVERGYVVIVPGAQPGDEPTVEIEQVQENVAFASIVDSDPRAL